ggaagcagcgacttcctgcaggtgagctggggcaggggggcaggggcgcGAGTAGGGCTCCAGGTGCTGCacggctccagcctggcccccgACCCCGTCCCCGGGCGGCGCATGTCCAGTCCGGCCCAGCCCCGACCCCAGCCAGCCGGGTGGCGCAGCTCCGGCCCGGCCCCTACCTCTGGTAAGGGGGCAAGgaagggggttggatagagggcaggggagttgggggggtggatTAGTGTCGGGAGGTCAGAGGGCAgagaacagggggattgaatgggggcaagggtccccggagggcagtcaggaaggagtggaggttggatggggcagcagggggcagtcaggggcaggggttctggggacagTCAGTGGACAGggaaaaggggtggttggatggggcaggggtcccgggctgccatcaggaatgagaggaggggttggatgcggtggcagggggcagtcagggaacagggaagggggggtggatggggcagggatcccaggggagggagctgtcaaggaacgtggggggttggatggggcaggagtcccggggtggGTGAGGGGCATGACccccttgtggggtgaggaggagggaaccggttgttaatattttggcagctcatcgctgcctgcagctccagggcagacACCAAGCAGACTGCCCCCGAGTCAGGGATCCATTCCCTTTGTGGAGAATTTGGTGgtttcattccaaatcagaactaaaccaaatttaaaaatattgtaatccTCCATGAAACAGAATGGCCTttctctgccctgctctgttcaAAGGTTTCCAAGTGCAAAAGCCAGCACAGCTGCTGTGGTGGAATGAGCTCGTTCACAACGGCAGTGCTTTTTTTGCTGAACTGTGTGTTTGTGGTGAACCCAGTACTGGGCTAATCACCTCCAGGTCATCAGGATAGTACAGGAGAAGGGCCAAAATTAGTGTGTATCAGCATAGTTCTGCTAAAGCCAAAAGAACTACACAGATTGGCACCAACTGAGGCTCTggccccagattttaaaaagcttcCCAAAAAAAGCCTCTGGATGAGCAGGAGCCTGTAATTTATGTCCCAAGAGAGAATTTTTACAGTAAGTGCTTATGTTCCTTCTAGACTTATTTTTCCCATAGCCTGATTTATAGAAGACATTTCTAaggactttttttccccttggtgattcattttgttttcaaaaacatCCCCCGAAGCCAGTCAGAGACAGCATGAGtacagaagaaaaaatggttttgaTTCAGAGCTGGGAACAAGTCCCAGAGATTCAAACCGGATGATGTAGCTAAATGTGCATTTTGGGGTGCTGGGGAGTCTGCCCCAAAGcccatcaaagtcagtgggaatcttttcACTGACCTTACTGGACTTTGCATCAGGCCTTTTGTCTAACTGCATTTCTGTTCTACTTAGCAGTTAGTTGTGATGGTTTtcttcagtaattttttttaccCTGTGTCCAATACAAATTGCTTCTATTTAGACTGAGATTAGTTGCATGGacagtgaagtcagtgaaaacCACTGCCACATGCTGTGGTGAGATGCAGATTATTGGCCTTGAAATATCCTTCTGCATATGGTGCTGCAAGAATGGTGGCTGAGATCAATGTGCACATGGGCAGAGCCAGCTGGCCTGAAGGACTCTTGGTTTGGTTACGTCATGAGCAAGGCCCAGCAATTCCTATTGTATTGAAAGGCCACATGCTCCTGGTGGTGGGACGTGCctggaaatcaacatttactaCAGTCAGTGGTACACTTCCGGCCTTGTCCTAAAGTTTAGGAGGGAAGAGTTGAGGTTAGGCAAAAGGAAAAGGCTCACAACTAAGCAACTGGGCAATGGCCCAGACTCCCATGGGATTTGGGGGAGGCTCAGTCAGTGATTCGAACCAGCTGAGAGAGCTGGTCCTAAAGCAAAAGTCCCCACCCAATGTAGGATGATCAGGTTGAATGTCACAAATCGTTTTTTCCCAGCCCTAATATTTATGGCATCCCATAGTTTCTCCAACACCACTGTTGAGCCACAGAACACTGCCAAGGAGTTTGCAGAGCTGTACCAGTCACAATAATAAAGCGTAGGGAAGTGAAACAAGCAGTTGTGCCCTGCCAGAAGGCTTCAATTGCACAGATTCTTGCAAAAGAATCTATGTACTGTAGTCTTCAGCTTGTTGGGTCATGACACAAAAACCGAAACCTGTCACAGAGACAATCTGTCTGGTGGCTGTTCCTTCGAGGGTAAAAACAATCACAACCACATTTCCTGATGACACCAGCTATGGAGCAGCAGCAAACATGAGCCAAATTGCAAAGCAACCTGAAGGGAACAAAGAAATCGAGACTACAGGGAATTACAGGAGTTTTGATGCTAATGAGCATACAGTCCTACACATCCATGGAGAGGAAATATACTGCAGACACAAAATGGTCAATGGGAAATATATCTGAGCAGCAGCATCCATCACAACAAAGTGAGCTTATTTCTACCTTGTCTTAATGCAGTCCTAATATTATCTTTTAAAATAACCAAGGACAAGAGTTACCATAGGGAAAATGTGGAATTGGGACAGAGAGCTGTCTTCTTAAGGTAGTAATCTCCTAGTGGCCCACAGTAGGAAAAAGGTATGTACTAAGGTATTGCTAACCCCAAACACTGTGAGTCGGGCCCCATAAATCATGTgtttgacttaaaaatcatgagttttggattcttttatttgctttctggtttctgagctttaGAGttcactcaggtcacattttcaagattttctctgaAGTCGTGAAAGCTAGAAACTTACTAACAAAGAGAGGCTGAGAGTCtcttgattccagcagctggggctttcagAGAAACAGCAAATACTTGTGATTAAAAGTCCTGATAATTGGCCACACTGGAGTAAGTAGTACTTAACTAACCCTCCCATCTCCTTCATGAGGAAGGTTAAGTTTGATCAGTGCTTTGAACATATCAAATCCTATATAAACACTCAACTTTACTGTACGGTAGTTTAATCATGTAAGTTACTTATTGTCTGGTCCTGGATATCctaaaatcaatggaaactaGAGTTTAAAAGAactcatgtttaaaaaaaaatagtttccctTTTGAGAGTCATCGGTAGCAGAGATTGCACTAACCTGCACGTCCTTTTATCAAGAGGTTCCACAGTGAAGTAGTGTAGGTCTCTGGAGAAGTGGTACTGATAGTGTCGAGACATCCCCCGAGCGTTTGCTTTCACTGACCACAGAAGcccaaagaggaggaggaagccacCAATGCCACAGCAGAAGAAGCTGACAGACCTGAGCAGTGCATTAGAGGAGGAGGAGTTTGGCACCACTTTGGCTTCTCCATGAGGCACAGCCATAGCATCATTATTAGACGTGGGTCCCACCTCGCCATCGCTCCACCAGGCAAAACAAAGCGTTCCTGTCACCAGCAGGATAGCTCCAGTGATGGTCACTCCATAGCGGAAAGAGGCAGCCATTCTACAGCCAGGGGCCTAGATATCAAACAGCTGAAAAGGAGAAAGTGACAGGGCTTAAGTCACGCTGAAATAAAGGAAAGGGACTGAGCTGATAGGGACACTGTCATGGTTTCCAAAAGGCAGGACCTTCCAGATGGGACAACTGTCAAACAAGGACCACTCTGTGGCTTAGAGACTTCAGTGTCCTCTGAAATTGCTTACtatgggccaaactctgctctcacaTATGCACTTCCCACCATTTCAAATGGGAGTTGCACATGTGTCTGAGGAGGGAATTCGGCCCCGTGAGCCCAAGAGGAAAGATAGCAACAGCTTTGGCCTGTGATCCCTTCAGCGACCTTGTAAATATCTTTAccgtctttaaaaaaaaaaaaaaaaaagtctaacatTCACATCCAGGCTAGTTGAAAATCCAGAATTGGTATCTAAGTCAGCTCCAGAGATTTGCAAATTTTTTGTCTATAGATTTCACTCCAGACTTCCTACCATCTTGGAAGATTTGCAGATTGTTTTATGGTCAAAGCTCTTTCCAAGATGTTAGGGGAAAGGGCATAAACCTAAGCTAACATCCCTTCCAAATCAGATACAATTATTACATGTTTTCTCATCTGAGTGGTGACTGTAAAACACTGGCTCGGTGACAGCAGGTATCCTGACCGAAGCACAACGACGGATAGACCAGGCTGTGTCTGTTTGCCCTCCAAAAGGGCTTATCTTATAGCCGGCAGACAGTGACGCCAATTAAAATCCTAGCTCAGAACTCAGTCTTTGATAGGACCTCTATGACTGCCAGGTGCTGTAGACCAagggtatatctgcactgcaGCCTGGATAGATGGACTTGTGTTAGCTCAGCTGGAGTCAGCGCGTTAAGAATAGCAGTGTTGACATTGCAGCACCAGTGGCGGCTTGCGCTAGCCATGCAAGCTTGGATCCACCCAACCTCCTCGATGCGAGTTCAAGCAGCTTATTTCTGGTCTCCACCCAGAGCAATTATTGCTTTGGATGTCTTCCTGGTTTGCCAGCATCTTAGTTTCTTCCACTGGAGCTACTCACAATAATGAAATGAATTGCACTGGGGTAAATGCATGTAGATATACAGAAGTCTTAGTATTCTAACTTTCAGCTGTAGAACTACAGCACCTGGCAATCACAGAGTTCCTATCAAAGACTGAGTTCTGAGCTAAGATTTTAATAGGCGTCACCGTCTGCCGGGTATAAGATAAGCCCTTTTGGAGGGCAAACAGATCATTGCTTTTCCCATGCACTCCTCAACAAGTTGGACCCCAATTCTGTAGTAAGGTCCCTGGTTCTAATTCTCTGGCAGTTTCATTTAAATAAGAAAATAgacatttattttgaaattaaatgtaatttattttctctctcctgcagtcTCAGTTTATGATATTGCACATGTATTGATGGTGCATCTCTGCATGGTAAAAGGTATTGGGGATGAGGGGAAAAGTTTAGTAACTAGATATGGAGTTCTGGGGGTGGCTGGGATTGAGGGATAAGCAAATTAGACCgatgcatctgctgaaatgctcaGCAGCATTCAGATTTATGCCATCATTAGGGTCCAGAGTCAAAACACATTGACATGATTGAGGAAATTCACATCACACAGAGCTACTGTTTTCTGCAGCTGCATGAAGGTATCATGGTCTCAGCTAACCTCAAAAGTATGATCTGTATAAACTTCAAAACCACAAGGGTCAGAAACAATATTGTTTAGACTGAAAAGCTAGGTTCTGGAGTCCAGTTCTGTGGCATGGTGTGGATTCTGTGGCTATGAAATTGTGAGATACAGGAAGCCCTTGCCACATGGGTTGGAATTTGAATGGCTTTTGGCAACTGGATCAGATTATGTCTATTAGTTAAATATGGGATTTTTCCCGTCTGGAAAACACGACATtatctgtgtgtgtacagtgcccaTCATCTGGGGCCTCGAACTTAGTTGGGCCTGTACAAGGCACGGTAAtactaaattaataataataataataacgtATATGCTCATAGTAAAAAGAATGCGGGGAAAAGAATACACATTATGTGCTACACAAACTGAATACAGTAGTTCAGCAGCTTTCCATGAGCAGTgaagttgcccttttctgtatttttGATGCAATGATATTCATTTAACATCATTTTTCATGTTACAAGTTAGCTTTAAGATCATCTTCAAAACTGAGTAGGCAGATGAATCTATACCACATCTGTAACCCACAAACTGTAGCTACGTAAAAAGCGCCAGTCAATGTCCAAAAGTTCAAGATCAGTTCAGCATTGTCAAGACTGCAGCTACTTATCAGACGGGCCAACTAAATGGAAACCTGAATTACTTGGTAGTGAAAGAAATGCTATGTGATCTGATCCACATTTAATGCAGAGCGATGTTGAAAAGTAAGATTTATTAAAGTCACCAGAAGCCTGGATGACTCAGAGGACTGATAATGTGATACATCTTTCGGCTTGAGGTCATGGGTTCAGATCCACCCCAGGCTAGCGCTAAGCCAAAATTACCATCTGCTGACTGGTTAGTGGTCATTGCAAAATGAATTAGTGTTTCATGTGTGTAAGTAGACAGGTCTCCATATTGGAATTAGTACCGTTATTGGCAATGTAAGCAGAGAAAGCAGCGGTTGGATTGACTGGAGAGGGAGATTGAACTTTCCAATGAAGGTGACCCCTCCAGTGCAGCCTGAGGGTACATAAGCAGGGTAGCATGGAGAAGTTTGCCCATGTGCTGTCCGTGAAGTGTGGTACCTCATCATGCAGACAGAGGACTCTGTTTTCCAGAGTTTGTCAATCCAGTATTTTTTGTGAGCGTTAAATTCTGCTGAGGTTTTTTCAAATGAATGAAGTAATAATCCACGAAGAAAAATGATTTATTTATGGAAATATTAGCGATGAAGCTGACACCAAAGTCCTGGATCTCAGTATTCCCAAATGTAGTGAAGTACAGATGCCAATTCAAAATTCAGCCCTTTGATCTTACAGTCAAATCCATCCCACCAATGGAATTTCAGCTGGATGTAGAAGTCCACCTGCACATCTCAGATTGCACGATCAGGGGGCCTTTGAATGAGAGACCCTTCTCAGGATCTCAA
The DNA window shown above is from Gopherus flavomarginatus isolate rGopFla2 chromosome 7, rGopFla2.mat.asm, whole genome shotgun sequence and carries:
- the TMEM61 gene encoding transmembrane protein 61 yields the protein MAASFRYGVTITGAILLVTGTLCFAWWSDGEVGPTSNNDAMAVPHGEAKVVPNSSSSNALLRSVSFFCCGIGGFLLLFGLLWSVKANARGMSRHYQYHFSRDLHYFTVEPLDKRTCSVWDANAVPTYEEALNCRPAQSTLNYIPPYGGKEETSPPLYGDLDEDDTWPGCRRRSSSDSVLLRTVPSRRETESWGEPSATPPPSYEDISVHGV